A stretch of the Ostrea edulis chromosome 9, xbOstEdul1.1, whole genome shotgun sequence genome encodes the following:
- the LOC125658104 gene encoding uncharacterized protein LOC125658104: MNTDRKKQIRFKPEDDLRLLREVVGSNPLRNKNKWAEIAETLSTSTFILDSRRVRERTNLLIEQHKRETRKILKRSGVDEDVSEKTNLLDNVIELKNEEEREKKEEKEKKDRSENLGKEIRKRALECLTPKKSMKILLCHCITRLM, encoded by the exons ATGAATACCGACAGGAAAAAACAGATCCGATTTAAACCTGAGGATGATCTACGGCTTTTAAGGGAAGTTGTCGGGAGTAATCCCCtgagaaacaaaaacaaatgggCTGAAATAGCTGAAACTCTATCAACATCGACTTTTATTCTGGACAGTAGACGAGTGAGAGAACGTACAAATCTCCTCATTGAACAACATAAACGAGAAACTAGGAAAATCTTAAA aagatCTGGTGTCGATGAAGATGTTTCGGAAAAAACAAACCTGCTCGACAATGTCATAGAATTGAAAAAtgaagaggagagagagaagaaagaagaaaaagaaaagaaggacAGATCAGAAAATTTAGGGAAAGAAATCAGGAAAAGGGCACTTGAATGCCTTACACCAAAGAAAAGtatgaaaatattattgtgTCATTGTATTACAAGGCTCATGTGA